In Xanthomonas sp. SI, the following are encoded in one genomic region:
- a CDS encoding lysophospholipid acyltransferase family protein, which translates to MIERLIARGCSAAIRILTGARAFWRGCIPSSERRVYYGNHASHGDFVLIWSSLPAALRREVRPVAAAEYWQRDALRRYLIHSVFNGVLIEREAAQRSRDPIECLCEAVDGGGSLILFPEGTRNTEEGVLPFKSGIYHLARNRPELEFVPVWIDNLKRVMPKGKWLPLPLLCTTTFGEPLRLGAGEDKQAFLERTRAALLALSPEQMEAAR; encoded by the coding sequence ATGATCGAACGCCTGATCGCCCGCGGCTGCAGTGCCGCGATCCGCATCCTGACCGGCGCGCGTGCGTTCTGGCGCGGCTGCATTCCTTCCAGCGAGCGCCGCGTGTACTACGGCAACCACGCCAGCCACGGCGACTTCGTGCTGATCTGGTCGTCGCTGCCGGCGGCGCTGCGGCGCGAGGTGCGGCCGGTGGCCGCGGCCGAGTACTGGCAGCGCGACGCGCTGCGCCGCTACCTGATCCACTCGGTGTTCAACGGCGTGCTGATCGAGCGCGAGGCCGCGCAGCGCAGCCGCGATCCGATCGAGTGCCTGTGCGAGGCAGTCGATGGCGGCGGCTCGCTGATCCTGTTCCCGGAAGGCACGCGCAACACCGAGGAAGGCGTGCTGCCGTTCAAGAGCGGCATCTACCACCTGGCGCGGAACCGCCCGGAACTGGAGTTCGTGCCGGTGTGGATCGACAACCTCAAGCGGGTGATGCCCAAGGGCAAGTGGCTGCCGCTGCCGTTGCTGTGCACCACCACCTTCGGCGAGCCGTTGCGGCTGGGCGCCGGCGAGGACAAGCAGGCGTTCCTGGAACGCACGCGTGCGGCACTGCTGGCGTTGTCGCCGGAACAGATGGAGGCCGCACGATGA
- a CDS encoding CDP-alcohol phosphatidyltransferase family protein, producing the protein MAGPTISERRAQWRARLAMALRARGATPNGLSWTATGFAALAALMFYCAWREPPRDAAGLLLLAALALHGRLLCNRLDGLMARQAQMIGRAGEVYNEAPDRLSDVVVCLGVGYGLQHVLSWGAELGWAAALLCVGTAYVRMLGLACGVSEPVQGPMARVQRMRWLSLAALLAAVALLLQYTAVAEMILVATMALLIGGAALTIVMRLRAIVRELEWT; encoded by the coding sequence ATGGCAGGACCGACGATCAGCGAACGCCGCGCGCAGTGGCGCGCGCGCCTGGCAATGGCGCTGCGCGCGCGTGGCGCCACGCCCAACGGCCTGTCCTGGACCGCCACCGGCTTCGCCGCGCTGGCGGCGCTGATGTTCTATTGCGCCTGGCGCGAGCCGCCGCGCGATGCCGCCGGCTTGCTGCTGCTGGCCGCGCTCGCCCTGCACGGCCGGTTGCTGTGCAACCGCCTGGACGGGCTGATGGCGCGACAGGCGCAGATGATCGGCCGCGCCGGCGAGGTCTACAACGAAGCGCCGGACAGGCTGTCCGATGTCGTGGTGTGCCTGGGCGTGGGCTACGGCCTGCAGCACGTGCTGAGCTGGGGCGCGGAGCTGGGCTGGGCCGCGGCCCTGCTGTGCGTGGGCACCGCCTACGTGCGCATGCTCGGCCTGGCCTGCGGCGTCAGCGAGCCGGTGCAGGGCCCGATGGCGCGCGTGCAGCGCATGCGCTGGCTGTCGCTGGCCGCGTTGCTGGCGGCCGTCGCGCTGCTGCTGCAATACACGGCCGTCGCCGAAATGATTCTGGTTGCGACCATGGCGCTGCTGATCGGCGGCGCGGCCTTGACCATCGTGATGCGTCTGCGCGCCATCGTGCGCGAACTGGAGTGGACATGA